From the genome of Pseudomonas helvetica:
CTCGATGCTGGTCAAGGAAGGCACCCGCGTCAGCAATGGCCAGGCACTGCTGCGCTTTGATCTGGACCAGGTCGCGCAAGGCTGTAAAAGCCTGGTCAGCCTGTTGGTCCTGACCAACAGCGAAGACTTCCAGGTGCTGCCGATCACCCTCAAATCGGTCAAGGTCGGCGAACCGTTGCTGCACATCGTGCCAAGAACCACCCACAGCACACAGGTCGAGGCAGACAGCTCAGGTGCCGAGGTTCACGGGCACATTCGCATCATCCATCGCGGCGGTCTGCATGCACGACCAGCGGCGCTGATCCGCCAGACCGCGCACCTGTTCAACAGTAAATCGCAGCTGCATTTCGCCGGTAAATCGGCGTCGTGCGACAGCCTGATCGGACTGATGGGCCTGGGGATTGGCGAGCAGGACGAGGTTCAAGTCAGTTGCAAGGGCGCGGACGCCAAGGCGGCGTTGCAAGCCTTGTTGAACGCCTTGTCCACGGCGGTCAACGACGACAGCCACGCGACCGCACCGACACCGATTGCCCAGCGTACCCGTACCGCCGAAGCCGGCGTGCTCAATGGTGTCTGTGCAGCGCCGGGCCTGGTCGGCGGCCCGCTGTTCCAACTGGCGGCCATCCCTCTACCGGAAGACACCGGCAAGCATAACGCCGAAGAACAACTGCAAGCCCTCGACCGTGCACTGGAACAGGTTCGCAGCGAAATCCGCGAAACGCTGTCCCACGCCAAAAAGCACAAACACACCGAAGAGGAACAGATTTTCGCCGCCCACCTGGCGCTGCTCGAAGACCCGGCGCTGCTTGAAGCGGCCATCCAGTCGATCGATCAGGGCAGCGCCGCCACCCACGCCTGGAGCCAGTCAATCGAGGTGCAATGCGAGGTATTGCAACAGCTCGGCAACCCACTGCTGGCCGAACGCGCCAACGACCTGCGCGACCTCAGGCAACGGGTACTGCGCGCCTTGCTCGGTCAGGACTGGCACTACGACGTACCGGCCGGCGCTATCGTCGCCGCGCATGAACTGACCCCTTCCGATTTGCTGCAACTGAGCCAGCAAGGCGTCGCCGGGCTGTGCATGGCCGAAGGTGGCGCGACCTCCCACGTGGCGATTCTTGCCCGTGGCAAAGGCCTGCCGTGCCTGGTTGCCCTCAGCGCCTCACTGCTCCATCTACCGCAAGGCCAGTCGGTGGTGCTGGACGCCGATGGTGGACGCCTGGAGCTGACGCCCGACAGCCAACGCCTGGAGCAAGTCGCCCAAGCCCAGCGTGAACATCTGCAACGCCGCGAACACCAACAAGCGCAAGCCCACACCCCGGCACACACCCGTGATGGTCTGCGGATCGAAGTCGCGGCCAACGTGGCCTCCAGCAATGAGGCGGCTGATGCGTTGAAAGGCGGCGCCGATGGCGTTGGCCTGCTGCGCACCGAGTTTCTGTTCGTCGATCGCCAGACCGCGCCGGATGAACAGGAACAACGCCAGGCCTATCAAGCGGTGCTGGATGCCATGGGCGACAAGTCAGTGATCATCCGTACCATCGACGTCGGCGGCGACAAACAACTCGACTACCTGCCGCTGCCGGCCGAAGCCAACCCGGTGCTCGGCCTGCGCGGCATCCGCATGGCCCAGGTGCGCCCGGAGCTGCTCGACCAACAATTGCGCGCACTGCTGCAAGTCAGCCCGTTGCAGCGCTGCCGGATTTTGCTGCCGATGGTCACCGAGGTCGACGAATTGCTGTACATCCGCCAACGCCTCGATGCCTTGTGCGCCGAGCTTGCGCTCACGCAGCGTCCAGAACTGGGGGTGATGATCGAAGTCCCGGCCGCGGCGCTGCTCGCCGAGCAATTGGCGGAACACGCGGACTTCCTGTCCATCGGCACCAACGACCTGTCCCAATACACCCTGGCCATGGACCGCGACCACGCCGGTCTCGCCGCACGGGTCGATGCCCTGCACCCGGCGCTGCTGCGGCTAATCGCCCAGACCTGCATCGGTGCCGCCAAGCATCAGCGTTGGGTCGGCGTTTGCGGTGCACTGGCCTCCGATCCACTGGCGACCCCGGTGCTGATTGGCCTGGGTATCCGCGAGCTGTCCGTCAGCCCGCCGCAAGTCGGTGAAATCAAGGAACGCGTCCGCCAACTGGACGCCGCCGACTGCCGACGCTTCAGCGCCACCCTGCTCAACCTGAGCAGCGCCACGGCGGTGCGTCACGCCTGTCATCAACATTGGCCTCTGAGCTAAAAACAACAAGAACACAGGGAGATACGCCATGTACCAACTCTTCATCGAAGGCTTGCAGCGCCTCGGACGGGCGCTGATGCTGCCCATCGCGATCCTGCCGATTGCCGGCCTGTTGCTGCGTCTGGGCGACACCGACCTTTTGAACATCGCGATCATCCACGACGCCGGGCAAGTGATCTTCGCCAACCTGGCGCTGATCTTCGCCATCG
Proteins encoded in this window:
- the ptsP gene encoding phosphoenolpyruvate--protein phosphotransferase gives rise to the protein MHNNNKDLTLSAPLSGPVLTLAKVPDPVFASGAMGDGIAIDPLNNTLHAPCAGVVVHVARTGHAVTLRADNGAELLLHLGLDTVELQGEGFSMLVKEGTRVSNGQALLRFDLDQVAQGCKSLVSLLVLTNSEDFQVLPITLKSVKVGEPLLHIVPRTTHSTQVEADSSGAEVHGHIRIIHRGGLHARPAALIRQTAHLFNSKSQLHFAGKSASCDSLIGLMGLGIGEQDEVQVSCKGADAKAALQALLNALSTAVNDDSHATAPTPIAQRTRTAEAGVLNGVCAAPGLVGGPLFQLAAIPLPEDTGKHNAEEQLQALDRALEQVRSEIRETLSHAKKHKHTEEEQIFAAHLALLEDPALLEAAIQSIDQGSAATHAWSQSIEVQCEVLQQLGNPLLAERANDLRDLRQRVLRALLGQDWHYDVPAGAIVAAHELTPSDLLQLSQQGVAGLCMAEGGATSHVAILARGKGLPCLVALSASLLHLPQGQSVVLDADGGRLELTPDSQRLEQVAQAQREHLQRREHQQAQAHTPAHTRDGLRIEVAANVASSNEAADALKGGADGVGLLRTEFLFVDRQTAPDEQEQRQAYQAVLDAMGDKSVIIRTIDVGGDKQLDYLPLPAEANPVLGLRGIRMAQVRPELLDQQLRALLQVSPLQRCRILLPMVTEVDELLYIRQRLDALCAELALTQRPELGVMIEVPAAALLAEQLAEHADFLSIGTNDLSQYTLAMDRDHAGLAARVDALHPALLRLIAQTCIGAAKHQRWVGVCGALASDPLATPVLIGLGIRELSVSPPQVGEIKERVRQLDAADCRRFSATLLNLSSATAVRHACHQHWPLS